A segment of the Xenorhabdus bovienii SS-2004 genome:
AATACTGAAGATAGATTGTCACGCTCAATCAATTGTTCACCGACATATAACTGATGATCCGCTTTCACGGTCAGAAAGACGGGTTTCTCTGGTCGCGGTTGTGGTTTAGCTGACGATGCCGGTAAATCTACCTTAATATCTACTGTTGCCAAGGGTGCTGCCACCATGAAAATAATCAGCAGCACCAACATCACATCAATAAATGGCGTGACGTTAATCTCATGCAATTCACCGCCATCGTCCAAATCTTCATTAAGACGTATTGCCATAATTGATTACCTTGCTTCTGCTTTTTCTACTTTGCTGTCAGCCAGATCAAGATCACGACCCAGCAACAGAATTGCCTGTGCCGCCATATCCCCTACTTGACCACGGTATGACGAAATAACACGGGCAAAAATGTTATAGATAACTACCGCTGGGATTGCTGCCACCAGACCCAGTGCGGTCGCCAGCAATGCTTCTGCGATACCCGGAGCAACAACGGCCAAGTTAGTGGTCTGTGAGTGAGCGATACCGATGAAGCTGTTCATAATCCCCCACACTGTACCGAACAGGCCGACAAACGGTGAAATAGCACCAATAGTCGCCAGATAGCCGTTACCACGCCCCATGTGGCGGCTGATTGCAGCAACCGCACGCTCCATGCGGAATGAAGTACGTTCTTTGGTGCCTGCTTTGTCAGTGCTTGCCGCAGACAGAGCGCGTTCAGACTGAGCTTCACTCAACAACAGACGGCTGATACTTTGCTTACCGAAATCTGAAGCAATTTTCGCTGCCACATCCAGATTGGCTGCATCTGCCAATGCCCATTGTTCCTTGCGTAAACGGCGACGAGCAATTAAAAGTTCAGTACCTTTGGAGAAAAAGAGCGCCCATGTAATGACAGAAGCGATCACCAACCCCAACATAACGGTTTTTACTACCGCATCAGCATTTTGATACATGCCCCAGACGGAAAGATCCGTTGCAAAACCACTGGATAGACTTTCAGATTCGTCCACAGGTTCGGTAGATTTCGTTTCAGCCGCGGGTTGAGCATCCGCTTTCTGGGCAGCAGCCTTCGGTTCACCCGCTTGCTGTGCTTCAGTTTTTGGAACATCTACCTGCAGAGCGCCAGAAGATGCTGGTGCTGGTGTTGCCGGAGCGGCTACCTGAACGGCTGCCTGATTTTCTGGCGAAGTAGCCGTTGTGACTGGTACTGTATCAGCCCATGCTGAACCGGTTAATCCGAGTGCCAATAGAATAGAAGCTGTCAAATTACGCATCAGTTAGCCTTACTCTCTTTCTTATGAATTCTGTTACTTAGCAATAAATTGCATTTACGCATCTTGCTAATCCTAATATGCCCTGAATCAGGCTTCTCATTACGAGAGGGAAAAGTCCGACGCAAATGATATCAGACATTGAGCGATTTGATAGTAATTATCATTACTATTTGACAAAAAAGTGATCATTAAAGGAATAATTTTATCAAAGTGTTCTTCTGTTCCCATTTCAGATCACCTTGAATTTTCGTCAAGTTGTTCGAATCTCTTTGCACAAACTGTCCTAAATCTTTTAAGTTGCTAACCATTAATTGAACAATCAGCGACCGGCAGCGAAGGGAACTTATATGACCGAAAAGAAACTGGAGACCTTATTGGTCAGTACAGGCAGAAAGAAAAAATATACTCAGGGTGCTGTCAATCCCCTCATTCAACGCACTTCATCCATCATTTTCGACACCGTCGAAGACCTGAAACATGCGTTGAAAAACCGGGCTAAGAGTGAGTTATTCTATGGACGCCGTGGCACTCTGACTCATTTCGCCTTTCAGGAAGCGATGACGGAGCTAGAAGGCGGTGCAGGCTGTGCTCTGTATCCTTCCGGCGCAGCAGCGATCACCCATTCGATTCTGGCCTTTGTGGCAACTGGCGATCATGTTCTGCTGACAGGGAGTGCTTATGAGCCGACGCAAGATTTCTGTAATCACATCCTCAAAAAGATGGGCATTTCTACCGATTATTTTGACCCGATGATCGGAGAAGGGATCGCATCACTGATTAAGCCAAACACAAAAGTCGTTTTTCTTGAATCCCCCGGCTCTCTCACCATGGAAGTGCAGGATATTCCGTCCATCGTGCGTACTATCCGCCAGATCAATCCTGAGATTGTCATTATCATCGATAATACATGGGCGGCCGGCATTCTCTTTAAAGCGCTGGATTTTGGCATCGATATTTCCATCCAATCGGCCACAAAATATATCATTGGTCATTCAGACGGCATGCTGGGGACGGCGGTCGCTAATGCACGCTGCTGGGATCAACTCAGAGAAAGTTCGTATCTACTGGGTCAAATTGCCGATCCCGATACAGTTTATACCGCAACCCGTGGATTACGTACGCTGGCAATTCGCTTAAAACATCATGAAGAGAGCAGCCTGCACATCGCCAAATGGCTCGCCCAGCGGCCAGAAGTTGCCGAAGTTTATCACCCCGCTTTGCCTTCTTGTCCGGGGCATCATTATTTCCAGCGTGATTTCACCGGCGCCAGCGGGTTATTTTCCTTCCTGCTGAAGGTCGAACTGACCCCTCAGCAATTCGCTGAGTATCTGGATAATTTACATCATTTCAAAATGGCATTTTCATGGGGCGGATTTGAATCCCTGATTCTGGGTATTCAGCCTGACATGCTCACTTCGCTGCGTCGATACGATCCCCTCAAAAAGACGGGAACATTATTTCGCGTGCATATCGGATTGGAAAACCCACAAGACCTGATTGACGATCTTGCAGCCGGTTTTGCCCGTATTGCACCCCTTTAGCCCCAAAAGACCGTACTCCAGAAATCTTTACAAAAATCATGGCTGTCTTTCTGTTGCAGATAGCCACGGTTGATTTCCTCTCTCTTAAACTGAATCAAACTCGATGCTGAATCAAATCAACTCCCCTTCCGCGTTTTTCCGGTACACTGGTTGGCATGTATTTTTAATGACTCGCAGAAATTACAGGATAGATAATGGAAATATTAAGCGAGATCGTGCATGCGCTCTGGCAACATGATTTTACCCAACTCGCCAATCCCGAGGTTATCTGGATTATTTATGGTGTCCTCTTTGTCACTCTGGTTCTGGAAAACGGCTTACTGCCAGCCGCTTTTTTACCCGGCGATACCCTGCTGGTACTTTCTGGTGCCCTGATTGCCAAAGGCGTCATGAGCTTCATCCCTACGGTTATATTGCTGACCATCGCCGCCAGTCTGGGATGCTGGCTGGGTTACTTACAGGGGCGCTGGCTCGGCCATACTCGAATTGTCAAAAACTGGCTTGCCCAGCTTCCTGTCCAATATCGCGAGCGTGCCCACGTGTTGTTTGCTAAACATGGTTTGTCCGCTTTACTTGTCGGGCGCTTTTTGGCCTTTGTCCGCACTCTCCTGCCAACATTTGCCGGTATTTCTGGTCTAAATAATAAACGTTTTCAATTTTTTAATTGGTTAAGTGGCTTCTTATGGGTCATGATTATCGTGAGTTTTGGCTATATCTTGAATCAGATCCCCTTCGTCAAAGCACATCAGGATCTGGTCATGAATATTTTGATGATCCTGCCTATCATTCTGTTGTTCAGCGGGCTTTTCGCTTCTCTGTTGATGTACTGGCGTCACAAAAAGACATCATCAAAAAAAAAGTAAGTAAGCATACTTGTCGCTTACCTTTATTTAAAATATTGTCGACATAGCAAAGTATTTACCTATTTCACTAACATTATTTTGGTTGTCAATCGTCATTAAACTGATAATAAACAATACCTTGAATCACGTTTTATTTATCCCGAAGTCGTTATACTCGATCCAAAAGTGACGTAACCTAAAGGAGATAAAAAATGGATCAGCAGACAATTATTAAGCTCGTTGATGGGAATCTTATGCCACAATTGGGACTTGGCGTTTGGCAAACGAGTAATGAGCAAGTTGTTAAAGCTATTCACACTGCCCTGGAGGTTGGCTATCGTTCCATTGATACTGCGGCGATTTATCACAACGAAAGCGGAGTCGGCAAAGCATTAAAGGAAATCGATATTCCGCGTGAAGAAATTTTCGTCACCACTAAACTCTGGAATGATCGCCACCAAGATGCCAAAGCGGCATTAGAAGAAAGTTTGGATAAGCTGCAACTGGATTACATCAATCTCTATTTACTTCACTGGCCTGTTCCCCATCAGGATCAATATGTTGAAGCCTGGAAACAGCTTATTGAACTGAAAGAATCCGGTCTGGCTCGTAGTATTGGTGTATGTAATTTTCACATTGAACACTTACAGAACTTGATGTCAGAAACGAGCGTCATTCCTGCTATCAACCAAATCGAATTGCACCCTCTGATGCAGCAAAGACAACTGCATTCGTGGAATGCAACTCACCATATTACAACTGAATCCTGGAGCCCATTGTCACAAGGCGGAAAAGGCGTCTTTGACAACCCATTGGTTCAACATCTGGCCATTAAATATGAAAAAACTCCTGCACAAATCGTGATTCGCTGGCACCTTGACTGCGGCATGATTGTCATTCCTAAATCTGTCACGCCTTCTCGTATTAAAGAGAACTTTGACGTATTTGATTTCAGGTTGGAAAAAGAAGATTTGACGGCTATGGCTGAATTGGATATTGGCAAACGAATAGGGCCAAACCCCGATATTTATACTGGCGATCACGTCAAATAATATCAATACGGATAAGATTCACTTGAATAAATATCCCATTGTTTAATCCATATAAGGCCTGAACTCGCAAAAATAGAGCTCAGGCCATGCAAATGTTCATCCGCACCTCACGAATAAACTGCCGTTCAAACACCAAAAATCATTAGATAAATCGATATTATAAATAGTAACCATGTTGATTATTTATTTATATTATCTGGTCTAGGATTATTTTATTACTTCAAATAACATTAATATAAGTAACATGCATAAAAAATGCGTCCTTCATGATAGTAACTTATATTAATATTCACAACGTTAAACTTAAATAATATTTAAGGCAAATAATAATGACTTACATCATGATTTCTTTATTAATGCTGATCCCTTTTTTCTTTTTGGTGAAACGGTTCCTATTATCAAATCATGTTCATCAGAATGTCTCTGGCATTATGTTGACGGTAGTTGCGATAGCTGTTCATATGTATATATTTCGCTTTGATAGAGTTCCGATTGTCAGCGTTTCCATTCCCAATATTGTCGCTTACGGTTCTATCGTAATTGCACTGTTACATGGCATGATCTATTCCATCTGCTTCAGATTGTATTTTGGCAGGGAATCTTATGATGACCATTCAAGGATTGATTAAAAAAAACGGCTTCCCTGCTCGTTGAATAATCAACTTTGGGGAAGCCGTTTTTTCAGCAGGATACTGTCAAAGCTGACGGTATTTTATCCTGTGATTTTTGCGTGCATTTCCTGTACAGAAATCACCTGCTCAGTGGGATCTGCACTGAGTGCCATGGTAGTCGCAAAACCACCATTCAGGGTGGTGTCATAATGCACTTTATATTGCAGTGCGCTACGACGCAGCAGTTTTGAATCTTCAATGGCCTGACGGCCTGCGGTGGTATTAACGATATAGTTATATTCACCGTTTTTGATTCTATCCTGAATATGCGGACGCCCTTCATGAACTTTGTTCACCAGACGTGGGTTGATCCCCGCCTCACCCAACACAATCGCTGTACCGTGGGTCGCATCCAGTTCAAAGCCCTGTTTGAGCAGTTTAGCGGCCAAATCAACAACGCGCTCTTTATCTTCTTCACGTACAGACAACAGGGCACGGCCGTGCTTGCCCATCGTGGAGCTACTGCCCAGCATCGCTTTGGAGAAGGCTTCAGCGAAAGTGCGGCCAACACCCATAACTTCACCTGTAGAACGCATTTCCGGTCCCAAAATGGGGTCAACACCCAGAAATTTATTGAACGGCAGAACCACTTCTTTTACAGAGTAGTACGGAGGAATAATTTCCTTAGTGACGCCCTGTTTCAGCAGAGATTGACCCGCCATCACCCGTGCAGCTACTTTTGCCAACGGCAGACCGGTCGCTTTGGAAACAAAAGGAACGGTACGTGCCGCACGCGGGTTCACTTCAATCAGGTACACTTCGTTATTTTTCACTGCAAACTGCACGTTCATCAGACCACGGACACGCAATTCAAAAGCCAGTTTTTCAACTTGCTGGCGCATCACGTCCTGAATTTCCTGACTCAACGTGTAAGCTGGTAGTGAACACGCTGAGTCGCCGGAGTGAACCCCTGCCTGTTCGATATGCTCCATGATACCGCCAATCAAGACACGCTCACCATCACAGATAGCATCAACATCGACTTCAACCGCATCATCAAGGAAGCGATCCAGCAATACGGGAGCGTCATTGGATACGCTGACTGCATTCTGGAAGTAACGACGCAGGTCAGTTTCGTCATAGACAATTTCCATCGCACGTCCACCCAGCACGTAAGATGGACGAACCACCAGCGGATAGCCAAGCCCATTACCTTTCTCAACCGCCTGTTCGATGGTGGAGACGGTAGCGTTCGCAGGTTGTTTCAAACCGAGACGATTGACAGCCTGCTGGAAACGTTCACGGTCTTCTGCACGGTCAATAGCATCCGGGCTGGTGCCGATAATCGGCACACCGGCCGCTTCCAACTCACGCGCCAGTTTCAATGGCGTCTGGCCGCCATACTGGACGATCACACCGGTTGGCTTTTCAACACGGACGATTTCCAGCACGTCTTCCAGTGTCACGGGTTCAAAATAGAGACGGTCGGAAGTGTCGTAATCCGTTGAAACAGTTTCTGGGTTACAGTTCACCATGATGGTTTCGTAACCGTCTTCACGCAGTGCCAGTGACGCATGTACACAGCAGTAATCAAATTCAATGCCTTGCCCGATACGGTTCGGGCCACCACCCAATACCATGATCTTCGGCTTGTCATGGTTCGGGTTGGATTCACATTCGTCTTCATACGTGGAGTACATGTAAGCGGTATCGGTCGAAAATTCTGCCGCACAAGTATCAACACGTTTATAAACCGGATACAAGTTGTAATCGTGACGTAATTTGCGGATCTCTTTGCCAGATACGCCGACCAGTTTCGCCAAATGTGCATCCGCAAAGCCTTTGCGCTTAAGATGACGCAGGAAATCAAACGTCAGGCCATTAATGCCCTGTTCTTCCACCTGCTCTTCCAAACGCACCAGTTCTTCAATCTGTACCAAGAACCAGCGATCAATGTTAGTCAGGTTGAAAACGCCATCAATAGACATACCCGCGCGGAAAGCATCGGCGACATACCAGATGCGTTCAGCGCCAGCGCTTTTCAATTCGCTGCGGATCTTGGTCAGTGACTGTGGATCATCCAGATTGACTTTAGGATCGAACCCGGTCACGCCGACCTCCAGACCACGCAGCGCTTTCTGCATGGATTCCTGGAAAGTACGGCCAATCGCCATCACTTCACCGACAGACTTCATCTGAGTTGTCAGGCGGTCATTGCTGCCAGCAAATTTTTCAAAGTTGAAACGCGGGATCTTGGTAACGACATAATCGATAGAAGGCTCGAAAG
Coding sequences within it:
- the carB gene encoding carbamoyl-phosphate synthase large subunit; translated protein: MAKRTDIKSILILGAGPIVIGQACEFDYSGAQACKALREEGYRVILVNSNPATIMTDPEMADATYIEPIHWEVVRKIIEKERPDAILPTMGGQTALNCALELERQGVLTEFSVTMIGATADAIDKAEDRQRFDKAMKKIGLDTARSGIAHTMEEALAVAEDVGFPCIIRPSFTMGGSGGGIAYNREEFEEICERGLDLSPTNELLIDESLIGWKEYEMEVVRDKNDNCIIICSIENFDPMGIHTGDSITVAPAQTLTDKEYQIMRNASMAVLREIGVETGGSNVQFSVNPKNGRLIVIEMNPRVSRSSALASKATGFPIAKIAAKLAVGYTLDELMNDITGGRTPASFEPSIDYVVTKIPRFNFEKFAGSNDRLTTQMKSVGEVMAIGRTFQESMQKALRGLEVGVTGFDPKVNLDDPQSLTKIRSELKSAGAERIWYVADAFRAGMSIDGVFNLTNIDRWFLVQIEELVRLEEQVEEQGINGLTFDFLRHLKRKGFADAHLAKLVGVSGKEIRKLRHDYNLYPVYKRVDTCAAEFSTDTAYMYSTYEDECESNPNHDKPKIMVLGGGPNRIGQGIEFDYCCVHASLALREDGYETIMVNCNPETVSTDYDTSDRLYFEPVTLEDVLEIVRVEKPTGVIVQYGGQTPLKLARELEAAGVPIIGTSPDAIDRAEDRERFQQAVNRLGLKQPANATVSTIEQAVEKGNGLGYPLVVRPSYVLGGRAMEIVYDETDLRRYFQNAVSVSNDAPVLLDRFLDDAVEVDVDAICDGERVLIGGIMEHIEQAGVHSGDSACSLPAYTLSQEIQDVMRQQVEKLAFELRVRGLMNVQFAVKNNEVYLIEVNPRAARTVPFVSKATGLPLAKVAARVMAGQSLLKQGVTKEIIPPYYSVKEVVLPFNKFLGVDPILGPEMRSTGEVMGVGRTFAEAFSKAMLGSSSTMGKHGRALLSVREEDKERVVDLAAKLLKQGFELDATHGTAIVLGEAGINPRLVNKVHEGRPHIQDRIKNGEYNYIVNTTAGRQAIEDSKLLRRSALQYKVHYDTTLNGGFATTMALSADPTEQVISVQEMHAKITG
- the metC gene encoding cystathionine beta-lyase; this translates as MTEKKLETLLVSTGRKKKYTQGAVNPLIQRTSSIIFDTVEDLKHALKNRAKSELFYGRRGTLTHFAFQEAMTELEGGAGCALYPSGAAAITHSILAFVATGDHVLLTGSAYEPTQDFCNHILKKMGISTDYFDPMIGEGIASLIKPNTKVVFLESPGSLTMEVQDIPSIVRTIRQINPEIVIIIDNTWAAGILFKALDFGIDISIQSATKYIIGHSDGMLGTAVANARCWDQLRESSYLLGQIADPDTVYTATRGLRTLAIRLKHHEESSLHIAKWLAQRPEVAEVYHPALPSCPGHHYFQRDFTGASGLFSFLLKVELTPQQFAEYLDNLHHFKMAFSWGGFESLILGIQPDMLTSLRRYDPLKKTGTLFRVHIGLENPQDLIDDLAAGFARIAPL
- the exbB gene encoding tonB-system energizer ExbB, with translation MRNLTASILLALGLTGSAWADTVPVTTATSPENQAAVQVAAPATPAPASSGALQVDVPKTEAQQAGEPKAAAQKADAQPAAETKSTEPVDESESLSSGFATDLSVWGMYQNADAVVKTVMLGLVIASVITWALFFSKGTELLIARRRLRKEQWALADAANLDVAAKIASDFGKQSISRLLLSEAQSERALSAASTDKAGTKERTSFRMERAVAAISRHMGRGNGYLATIGAISPFVGLFGTVWGIMNSFIGIAHSQTTNLAVVAPGIAEALLATALGLVAAIPAVVIYNIFARVISSYRGQVGDMAAQAILLLGRDLDLADSKVEKAEAR
- a CDS encoding DedA family protein, translated to MEILSEIVHALWQHDFTQLANPEVIWIIYGVLFVTLVLENGLLPAAFLPGDTLLVLSGALIAKGVMSFIPTVILLTIAASLGCWLGYLQGRWLGHTRIVKNWLAQLPVQYRERAHVLFAKHGLSALLVGRFLAFVRTLLPTFAGISGLNNKRFQFFNWLSGFLWVMIIVSFGYILNQIPFVKAHQDLVMNILMILPIILLFSGLFASLLMYWRHKKTSSKKK
- the dkgA gene encoding 2,5-didehydrogluconate reductase DkgA: MDQQTIIKLVDGNLMPQLGLGVWQTSNEQVVKAIHTALEVGYRSIDTAAIYHNESGVGKALKEIDIPREEIFVTTKLWNDRHQDAKAALEESLDKLQLDYINLYLLHWPVPHQDQYVEAWKQLIELKESGLARSIGVCNFHIEHLQNLMSETSVIPAINQIELHPLMQQRQLHSWNATHHITTESWSPLSQGGKGVFDNPLVQHLAIKYEKTPAQIVIRWHLDCGMIVIPKSVTPSRIKENFDVFDFRLEKEDLTAMAELDIGKRIGPNPDIYTGDHVK
- the exbD gene encoding TonB system transport protein ExbD, translating into MAIRLNEDLDDGGELHEINVTPFIDVMLVLLIIFMVAAPLATVDIKVDLPASSAKPQPRPEKPVFLTVKADHQLYVGEQLIERDNLSSVLDQTTQSNKETTIFFQADKTVDYETLMSVMDSLRKAGYLKVGLVGMEAVAAQ